GGGAGATAAAATCATTTATAATGTAAGCACCAGTGTAAATGCCATGGGCAGTAATGCCCTGGAATTATTAAAGCAATCGCCCGGCGTGATGGTAGGACCATCTAACAGTATATCCCTGAATGGCAAGGCAGGGGTAACTGTTTATATCGACGGTAAGCCGTCGTATATGCAGGGCGATGCACTGGCTGCGTTACTGAAGTCGCTGCAGTCTGCCAATATCCAGAGCATAGAACTGATGCCCAACCCTTCCGGAAAGTATGATGCCGCCGGTACTGGCGGTATTATCAACATCCGCCTGAAGAAGCTGACTACTGCTGGTTACAACGGGGATGTTTCCGCCGGCCTCCATTTTGGGGAAACGCCTAAAACAGAAGCGGCGTTGAACATGAATTACCGGACCGGAAAATTCAATCTTTACGGAAACTACAATCATTATTTCGGTCACCGGAATATGCGCTACGATTTTTATCGGGTGCAGTCCGGCCAGATCATCGACAACCGCACCGCCGACACTGATATGCGCAATCCTGTGAATTTCAAGGCCGGGGTGGATTATAATGTCAACAGCAGGCATACACTTGGGGCGATGATGAATGCCAACCTTTACTTCGGCCCGGGCCTCACCAACACGCTGACCTATCTGTCCGACAGTACTACGCAAAAACTGCTGTCAGTGCTTCGCGCCCGGAACGACTATTATTCCCAGCGTCAGAACTGGAAGAACTATAATTTCAACTACCAGTATAAGGATACTACCGGCAGGGTATTATGCGGCCTACCTGCTGGCTGATCAGCAATGGGGCAATTGGAAATTGCAGGCAGGTGTGAGAACGGAAAGAACAGTGGCAGATGGCGCTTTGAATGCTAAAAGCAAAGTATCCGGGCAGGATACAGTGCAACAGGTCAGTAACCGCTATCTCGATTTCTTTCCATCCCTGCATCTCACCTGGAAAACCAATGATCATCATAGTTTTTCTTTGTCGTACAACCAGAAGATCGACCGCCCCACTTACGCAGATCTGAATCCGTTTGAGTACCAGATGGATGAGTTATCGTCCTGGAAAGGAAATTCTTTCCTGCGGCCTCAGTATGCGAACAGCGTTACACTGGGCTATAATGCCACCGGTGTGCTGGCGGCTACGGTATCGTATACACGCATACAGGATATGTTCGTTTCCGTAACAGATAGTATCGATGGAAATAAGATGATCATCATGCCGCAGAATGTGGGCACACAGCAGCTGTTTTCCCTGCATATATCTTCGGCGGTGGAAGTAATGCCGTGGTGGAATATTACGGCCAGCGCCGGTTTTTTCCACAAGCAGAACCATATCAGCTACGATGTGGCCCGGGCTGTAACATTGCATGTGAATACGATGATGCTGAACCTGCAACAGGTATTTGAACTGGATCGAAAAACACAATTGGAAGTAAGCGGGTATTACAATTCCCCGGATCTGACCGGAGGGTTCCAGCGTACGAAGTTTGTATGGCAGGTGAATACCGGTGTACAGCGTAAGGTATTGAGAGACAAAGGTGTTGTAAAACTGGGCATCAGCGATCTGTTCCAGACCTACTGCTGGGCCGGCATAAGGGATTATGATGGCATGTACTATCGGAACCAGGGCGCGGAAGACTCGAGGCAGCTGAAGCTGGGCTTTAATTACCGCTTTGGCAACGTGAAAATCGCCAGGGAAAGGGACAGAAGTTCGGGATTGGATAGTGAATCGAGAAGGGTGAAGTAATTTTCTTAGATTTGGAATATGAAGCAGATATCCATACTCGTTCCTAAGGGCGCAGCAGCGCTCAGTTGTATTGAAGGATCCTTTGTGATGTTCACGAAGGTTAACGACTTCCTGGAGAGCGTAGGAAAGCAGGCTATGTTTGATGTGAAGCTGATCGGGCTGAATAAGGACTCCCAGGTTTATGACAAGTTGTTCAAAGTAACACCCGATCTGACTATTACGGATGATCACCGGGCCGATCTGATCATTATTCCGGCTGTTAATGGGGAGAGGCAGGAAGTAATAGACCTGAACAAGGACTTTTATCCCTGGATCGTGCAGCAGCATGAAAAAGGAGCCGAGGTGGCGAGTTTATGTGTAGGCGCTTTTCTGCTGGCTGCCACCGGCTTGCTGACAGGTAAGCGTTGTTCTACTCACTGGCTGGCTGCCGATGATTTTAAAAGTATGTTCCCGGAAGTGGAGCTGGTATCCGAAAAGATCATTACAGATGAAAAGGGCGTTTATTCCAGTGGTGGCGCCAATTCTTTCCTGAACCTGTTGTTGTATCTGATAGAAAAGTACACCGACCGGGATATGGCTATCCTGACATCGAAGTATTTCGAAATAGAGATAGACCGGACCAATCAGGCTACATTCACCATATTCAAGGGGCAGCGGGAGCACCAGGACGAATCTGTAAGGCTTGCACAGGAATTTATTGAGCAGAATTTTTCAGAGAAGATAACCGTCGATCAGTTGTCTTCTATGTTTGCGGTAGGCCGCAGGAGTCTGGAACGAAGATTTAAAAAAGCAACCAATAATACCGTTGCAGAATATATTCAACGTGTAAAAGTAGAAGTAGCCAAAAAAGGTTTTGAAAGCAGCCGTAAAAATATCAATGAGATCATGTGGGAGGTTGGGTATTCAGATACCAAGGCTTTCAGGACTATTTTCAAGAAAACAACCGGCTTATCGCCACTCGAGTATAGAAATAAATACAACAAACCTGCTGTAAAATAACGGTTATCGCTCCGCGGCTACCTGTGATGAGAAAAGTTTTTGCCATCTTTCTTCCAGTACACCTCTTAACATGGTACACAATTCCTGGAATGTATTGGGCTTGGTCAGAAACAGCTTCGCGCCCAACCGCATAGCATCTTCTATGTCTTCCTTCATATCGGAAGTACTGAGAATGATGATATTGGTGAGTTGGTGATGCAGCAGTTTCTTTAACTCCACGAGACATTCCCTTCCGTTCATGAGGGGCATGTTAAAATCCAGAAAGATAAAATCGGGCCTTACTGCTTTATTATCGTGCAACATAGCAAGTGCCTGTATTCCGCTATCGCATGCATGGGTTTCGATCACCGGGGAAATGTTGCTGATGGCTTCCTGGAAAAAGTTCCTGTCATCCGCATCATCGTCAATGATCATTACTTGTGGTGTCGCCATGGTTAAAATTTAATGATTAAGGATTTTCAAGCTATCGGTCTGTTATTGTGGCGGGTGGATGAAGGTAACTAAAAGTACATTGGTATTCGAATTAAATATTTTATAATACATATTGCTGAATCCGTTTGGCTGTTCCGGGGTTATTGCGCATCATTCAGGGAGTGGAATGTTATCACGCTTATTCACATCTTCCGTAATCCTTTTACAAAATCAGTAACTTGCGTGCTGCTAATTATTCCGCATGAAAATATACCAGCAACCGGTTGCACTGGCGCCCAGGAGAAGAGGTTTTCACCTGATCACTACAGAAGTATTGCAGGCATTTCCGCAGATAGCGGAGATCCGGACAGGAATGCTGCAGGTGTTTATACAGCATACATCGGCGTCGCTGACGATCAATGAGAATGCGGATCCTACGGTGAGAGCGGATTTCGAGACTTATTTCAGCAAAGCAGTGCCGGAAAACGATCCGGATTATGAGCATAACGATGAAGGCCCGGATGATATGCCGGCGCATCTGAAAGCGGCGTTGCTGGGTAGTTCTGTTACGATACCGGTACGTAATGGCCGTCTGGCCCTGGGTACCTGGCAGGGCATCTACCTCTGCGAACATCGCAATTACGGGGAAAGCCGCCAGCTTATGCTGACGGTTTGGGGAGAATAGATCCGGTAGAAGAAACCTGATGGTATGAGTCGCCGATAGGTGCGGAATCCATCCGCTACGCGGTACAATAAAGTGCACTCATGCAGTTACCACCAGGTCCTTCAGCACATTGTACAGCTGTTCAATGTTTACCGGTTTACTTATGAATCCATCAGCACCCGAGGCAATCACTTCTTCTTTTACTTCACTATAGGAATTCCCGGATACCAGGATAAATGGTATTTGCCGTAGTTGCCTGTCGGCCTGAAATAGAGCCAGCATTTCTATGCCACTGGTATGCGGCATAATCATATCCATCAACACCGCATCCGGCTTGAGTAATCGTGCTTTCGACAACCCCTGTGGGCCGGAGTCGGCCACTATGGCCTCTATTCCCATTCTTTTCAACACCAGGGTAAAGGCCAGCTGGTTGAGCGGGTCATCGTCTACCACCAGTACTTTTAATCCCTGCAGCAGAGAATAATCCATCGTACGCAGGGTAGCTGGTGGCGGCGGAATGGCTTCTATGGGGAGTCTCAGGGTGAAGATACTTCCGCCTCCGGGGTTGTCGCCCACGGTAAGGTCGCCGTTGAGCATCCTGGCGATATGGCGCGCAATGGGCAGGCCCAGGCCGCTGGATTCCGACTGCTGGCCGGAATCGGTCACATAAGGATCGAAGATGTGCTCTTTTTGGTGATCGGGCACGCCGCGGCCCTGGTCTGCCACTGTAATACAGAGTTGCTGGTGGCAGACGGCGGCATTTACGCTGATGACAGAACGGAAAGTAGTAAACTTGATCGCATTGCTTAGCAGGTTGACGATGATCGTACGAAGTTTAGATTTATCGGCCAGTATATATTCCGGCAATTCATTGCTGATATCTATATGTATGTGTACCGACCGTCTTTTTGCGAGATATTCATACGTATCGCAAAGATGTTGCAGCCAGTTACAGAAATGAAAGGGCGATTTACAGATCTCTTCTTTCCCGGCTTCAATTTTAGACCAGCCGAGGGCATTATTCATTACCAGCTGCATATCCTGGCAGGCAAAATGGACCGCTTCCAGGTGAGCGATTCCCACCTGGACGGTCCTCTTCCCCTGATCGGCCGTTTCGATATAGTTCTGGAGTATGCTGTTTACTACATTTAACGGCGACCTGATCTCATGTGTGGTTTCGCGGACATAGATCCGCATCGCCTGATTGGTTTTGTCGAGCTGCTGTACCAGCTGTTTCAACTGTAAATTCTGGTACCAGCATTCCCGGGCGAAATAATACAGGGCAATGGCGTTGAGGAAAGTGGCCGCAATCACCACCATCCATTTTATAGTTGATTCGGCTTCCTCATTAAATTCAAGCGGGGCAATAACCGGGTGCCGGTAATTCAGCTCTGCCAGCAATAACATACCGGCACTTACGGCTAATGCCATCACTTGTGCCCTGGGGCGATGGAAAACCAGAAACGCACAAAATGCAAGAAAAGGAGTGAACAGCAGGATCTGCGAAGCCGGACCCAGCAACGCACAGAAAAACCAGACGGCGATACTATGTAAAAGGAACATCAACTGCTTGCCCAATTCAGGACTGATGTATCTTGTAACCGGTAGAATGCCCAGAAACAGTATACTTTCCAGCATTGCCGGATAGAAAATGATCCTGTAACCCGTTCGGGAATACAGGAGGCAGCCAAATGTAAATGCAAGTAAACTGGCTCCCGCTGCCAGCAAATTGACGATCCTGACAATCCCTTCTTTTACTTCTTCTGCTCCGGCATTGTTATCATGTATCCTGGCGGGTAAATAATATGTCTTCATAAACTCCAGGTTTTCACGTTAAGGGGTTCTTTTTCCTTACCATGGCCGTCAAGGTAGAGGAATGTGTATTATCAAGTGTAAATTCTTTGTTAACAACATTATTGTTTCCAGACTGGTTCAGTTCCGGCGCTTTAAGATCTTAACAATTAACGCACATATCGGAACGAGTTATGAACAATTTTCCGGATAGAGATAACAGCAGAAAAATTGCGAATGCAGCAATAAGTGTTGCGAAGATTTAGGAGATGTTGAAAGTGGCCACTGTAGCTTGTTTTGTCGCATACGGACGAATGGTGTTGTACCATATAACCGGCGAATTCTGAAGAGATTCTGTAGTAGATTTTAATAAACCATTAATGAATGGTTATGAAATAATTAAATGGTGATGTGATAGAAAAAATTTGAAGTGATCGCCTATAATTTCGCATGAAATTCAAATTATGTACAAGCAAATGATCACCCGATTCATTTCTTTTGTACTGTGCATATTATTCTTTCAGAAAACCTATAGCCAGACCCGTGTTAATCAGCATAACACACAGGTCAGAGACACCATTTCCAAAGTAAAGCAATTACATCAGGTATCCGTATTTGGTCAACTCAGCAGGGAAGAAGAGCCTGGTTCGAGAGCCCGGGAGCGGCATGCCGACAATGTCACCAACATCATTTCTTCCCGTGCCATGGAACGGTCACCGGATATCAACGCGGCCAACGTATTGCAGCGTATGAGCGGTATCACCGTGCAGCGCTCTGGTGGCGGTGATGAGGCGTATTCTATTATCCGCGGTATGGAACCGCGCTATAATAATACGCTGGTGAATGGTGTGAAGATTGCCAGTCCGGATGAGAAGTCGAGGTTTGTGCCGTTAAACATCATCCCTTCTGATCTCCTGAGCAGCATTGAGATCAGCAAATCGTTGTTACCTGAAATGGAAGGCGATGCCATTGGAGGTACCGTAAACATGATCATGAAAGATGCGCCCGACTCCCTTACCTTCAAAGCCACAGCAGCACTGGGTTACAGCCAGCTGTTCTTCGACCGGCGCTATACAGGTTTTGGGAAAAATGAGATACGTCCGCTCAGCCCTTTGCAACGTAACCCGCCGGGATACAAGGCGCAGCCGGATGATTT
The genomic region above belongs to Chitinophaga sp. 180180018-3 and contains:
- a CDS encoding secondary thiamine-phosphate synthase enzyme YjbQ produces the protein MKIYQQPVALAPRRRGFHLITTEVLQAFPQIAEIRTGMLQVFIQHTSASLTINENADPTVRADFETYFSKAVPENDPDYEHNDEGPDDMPAHLKAALLGSSVTIPVRNGRLALGTWQGIYLCEHRNYGESRQLMLTVWGE
- a CDS encoding outer membrane beta-barrel family protein, giving the protein MQAGVRTERTVADGALNAKSKVSGQDTVQQVSNRYLDFFPSLHLTWKTNDHHSFSLSYNQKIDRPTYADLNPFEYQMDELSSWKGNSFLRPQYANSVTLGYNATGVLAATVSYTRIQDMFVSVTDSIDGNKMIIMPQNVGTQQLFSLHISSAVEVMPWWNITASAGFFHKQNHISYDVARAVTLHVNTMMLNLQQVFELDRKTQLEVSGYYNSPDLTGGFQRTKFVWQVNTGVQRKVLRDKGVVKLGISDLFQTYCWAGIRDYDGMYYRNQGAEDSRQLKLGFNYRFGNVKIARERDRSSGLDSESRRVK
- a CDS encoding hybrid sensor histidine kinase/response regulator → MKTYYLPARIHDNNAGAEEVKEGIVRIVNLLAAGASLLAFTFGCLLYSRTGYRIIFYPAMLESILFLGILPVTRYISPELGKQLMFLLHSIAVWFFCALLGPASQILLFTPFLAFCAFLVFHRPRAQVMALAVSAGMLLLAELNYRHPVIAPLEFNEEAESTIKWMVVIAATFLNAIALYYFARECWYQNLQLKQLVQQLDKTNQAMRIYVRETTHEIRSPLNVVNSILQNYIETADQGKRTVQVGIAHLEAVHFACQDMQLVMNNALGWSKIEAGKEEICKSPFHFCNWLQHLCDTYEYLAKRRSVHIHIDISNELPEYILADKSKLRTIIVNLLSNAIKFTTFRSVISVNAAVCHQQLCITVADQGRGVPDHQKEHIFDPYVTDSGQQSESSGLGLPIARHIARMLNGDLTVGDNPGGGSIFTLRLPIEAIPPPPATLRTMDYSLLQGLKVLVVDDDPLNQLAFTLVLKRMGIEAIVADSGPQGLSKARLLKPDAVLMDMIMPHTSGIEMLALFQADRQLRQIPFILVSGNSYSEVKEEVIASGADGFISKPVNIEQLYNVLKDLVVTA
- a CDS encoding response regulator is translated as MATPQVMIIDDDADDRNFFQEAISNISPVIETHACDSGIQALAMLHDNKAVRPDFIFLDFNMPLMNGRECLVELKKLLHHQLTNIIILSTSDMKEDIEDAMRLGAKLFLTKPNTFQELCTMLRGVLEERWQKLFSSQVAAER
- a CDS encoding helix-turn-helix domain-containing protein — its product is MKQISILVPKGAAALSCIEGSFVMFTKVNDFLESVGKQAMFDVKLIGLNKDSQVYDKLFKVTPDLTITDDHRADLIIIPAVNGERQEVIDLNKDFYPWIVQQHEKGAEVASLCVGAFLLAATGLLTGKRCSTHWLAADDFKSMFPEVELVSEKIITDEKGVYSSGGANSFLNLLLYLIEKYTDRDMAILTSKYFEIEIDRTNQATFTIFKGQREHQDESVRLAQEFIEQNFSEKITVDQLSSMFAVGRRSLERRFKKATNNTVAEYIQRVKVEVAKKGFESSRKNINEIMWEVGYSDTKAFRTIFKKTTGLSPLEYRNKYNKPAVK